CCCTCCTTGGCGCCTGATTAAGTGATCAAGTACCCTGATCCAATCCACACTAGACTGCTGTCCATTGTTGGAGGTTCTATTTTGCTGTCTTGTACCATCTTCCTCTCTTCATTTCTAGTATGAACAAATAGTTGTATACATTTCTTTGTAAGTCCAGATTCAGTTATATCTGACAAATGTTCCCTGGAACTCTGTATTTCCACTCACATTTCTATATTTACATCACATTCCCTAGAATTCTGTTGTATTTTCACTCACATTTCTATATTCATATTTATCTCCCTTGAGATTTCCTCTTTGATGCCTGGGTtacttaaaattgtgttttatttaaaaataattttacattacatgccaacatctcatgtacccattgtacccacaaaatttaaaaagaaaataaattgaaaagttaagttttctgttatctttctgttattgatttctagtttgattccactgtggtcagagaacacactatcatttcaattcttttgactTTCTGGAGGTTTGATAAATGTGTCTAGAATGTGTTCTACCTTGGTATATGCCCTGTGGACACTTAGGATATCTATTCTGTGGTTGCTAGGTATTATGAAAATACCCATtagaaatggtgctgggaaacctggctagccatcatgttggccaggctgatcttgaaccctggcctcaggtgatctgcctgcctcagcctcctgaagtgccaggattacaggcatgagccaccgtgtggAGCCTGGATGGATAATTTTGAATGATGAAAAGTTactttatcaatttcttctaagtGAAGTTCTTGCTATTTTTTAGTGTTACATGAGTCAAGAGTTCACATATGTTACCaataaaaaaaatcccttaaacaCATAATTTCATCCAATTTCTCCTTTCTTATAATATAGTAGAGGCACTGATAAAGCCTAGTAAATAGTAGTTTTCTTCAAAGGATCAGATTTTGCTAAAAAcctgtattgttttttattgcatgatTTCAGCTTTCCATTAAGCCTTTCCGTTCATTCATTTGTGGTATTTGTTTATTATACCTTGCTGAGTAATCACTATTTAACTCAAAAAGTATTTGAGGCCCTACAACATTATAGGCACTGACCTAACTGCTGGGGATGCAGTGGTGATGTGAAACAAAGTGGTCTCAATCTTCTTGGTTTTATACACagtttaaaatatagtttatacatagtttctattgttttagttatttcaCAGGATTTAAAATATAGGTCTCATTATCATTCTAAATAGTCTGCAATTTCACTTCTTCTTTGCTCTTTAATCCAATAATGGTTTATATGTAGTACTAAATTTCCAAGAGGTAACAATCCACATGGCTATCTATTTGCTAGTTTCTGAGTTATAACTgtggtgaaaaataaatatgacaccTGGCTTTAGAAATTTGTTAGAGACAAATCATTTctgaatgtctttttaaaaattgctgaacagccgggcgcggtggctcaagcctgtaatcccagcactttgggaggcccagggggcggaggttgtggtgagccgagatcgcgccattgcactccagcctgggtaacaagagcgaaactctgtctcaggaaaaaaaaaaaaattgctgaacaTTCAACAACCCCACTTTCGCTAGTCACAAGGGTGTTACAGATTTTTTGATGCAGCATGTGAAATTAATAGTCATTCAAAACTTTATCTTCAttgtattttactgttttttttttcacaattagCATTCTGATGTTAAATAAGACATAGAGATGACATATTTGTCTATAATCATTAAACTCTTATATCCTCTCATAAAACGGCTTAATACAAATACTAATGACAGTCACTAAGTCATGCAAATCTCAAATCATTCAACCTTTACAATCTAATGAATAAGATTaaacaaacaggctgggcacagtggctcacacctgtaatcccagcactttgggaggccgaggcgggtggatcacgaggtcaagagatcgagaccatcctggtcaacatggtgaaaccccgtctctactaaaaatacaaaaaattagctggacatggtggcgtgtgcctgtaatcccagttactcaggaggctgaggcaggagaattgcctgaacccaggaggcagaggttgcggtgagcagagatggcgccattgcactctagcctgggtaacaaaagcaaaactccatctcaaaaaaaaaaaaaaaaaaaagattaaactaaCACAGATTTAAgactttccaaaaaaataaaaaattatagaggTAGGACATATTGAAACAAGACATATCAAATAGATTTTATGACATAGTTCAAGGCTTTTCTAGATTACATTATTTTTGTggaaatacaacaaaattttGCTAGTGATGAAAGATTTCCAACATGAATTAGAATAAATTcttgtgagttttttgtttggttgtttggagacaagagtctcactctgtcacctaggctgaggtgcaatgacacaatcttggctcaccgcaatcccTGCcgcctggattcaagcaattcttgtacctcagcctcccgagtagctggaactacaggcactcaccaccacacccagccaatttttatatttttagtagagacagggtttcaccatgttggtcaggctagtctcaaattcctgacatcaggtgatccacctgcctccgcctcccaaagtactggggttacaggtgtcagccactgtgactggctgaattatatataaattctttATGCAACATCTCTGATGAGAATGTTTTGAATATGATTCAAAGAGAATTCATGCTATCATATAAAATTTTACCCTGATATTCCATAATTGATAACTGATCAGTAATTTCTTTCCTATATTGATTGCATGATGAattctctgctgctgctgctgctgctagatATATGCCCTGTCAAAATGCTTCCAATATTACTTACATTTGTAGGGTtccacaagagaaaaaaataaacaaaattaatggtTTATGAATAAAGCCTTTCCTACACTTGTATATAATAATATGTCACAAGAGTGAAATGAAGTGAGAGCTTGAAGAAAATGCTTTCTCAAAATCTTTAAATTCATAGGATTTCTCAAAAGTGTAAATATTCTGGTGTTGAGCAAAGTTTGAATCATGACAAAAGGTGTTCCCATAGTCTGTCCATTCACAGAGATTTGCACCATTATCAATTTTTTGTTCAGCAAGATATGAATGGTGACTAAAGATGTGGCTACTTTTCTTGCATCCATAGGGTTGTCCATCAGTGTGAATTCTCCTATGTCGTGTAAGCTGTGAACCCCAGATAAAAGatttcccacattctttacataCATAAGGTTCCTCACCAGTATGCATTCTCTGATGTCGAGTAAGTTGTGAGCcccagagaaaggcttttccacattcttcacattcatATGGCCTCtttccagtatgaattttctgatGTCGATTAAGTTCTGAACCACGAAAAAAGGTctttccacattccttacattcatagtTTCTCTCAccagtatgaattttctgatGTCGATTAAACTCTGAGCCATGAGGAAAGgtctttccacattctttacattcataGGATATCCTCTCATTATGAATTTTCTCATGTTGAGCAAGGTATGAAGCCCAAGTAAAAGTCTTCCCACATTGcttacattcataaggtttccTACCAGTATGAATTCGCTGATGTCGAGCAAGGTGTGAGCTCCAGATATAGGCTTTCCCACATTTctcacatttgtaaggtttccTACCAACATGAACATTCTGATGTTGAGCAAGATTTGAACCACGAataaaggcttttccacattccttACACTCATGAAATTTCtcaccagtatgaattctctgatgctgAGTTAGGTGTGACCCACGAGTAAAAGCTTTCCCACACTCCTTACATTCATAAGGTTTTTCAccagtgtgaattctctgatgtttAATAAGATGTGATCGCTGACTAAAGGCCTTTCTACATTCactacattcatagggtttttcaccggtatgaattctctgatgtcgAGTAAGATCTGAGCCACAActaaaggccttcccacattccttacattcgtAAGATTTCTCACCAGTATGAATTCGCTTATGGACACTAAGTTGTGAATGAAATCTAAAGGCctttccacattccttacatttaaAAGGTTTCTCTCCGGTATGAATTCTCTTATGACCAGTAAGACTCGAACGTAAACTAAAAGActtcccacattctttacattcataTGCTTTTTTAACAGTGTCAACTGTCTGATATTGAGTAACctctgaatcaggaagaaaggtATTTCCACATTCTTTATCTTCACAGAATTTCTCACTTGTGTGAATTAACTGATGTTGAGTACGATCTGAGCAAGAAATAAAGGCTTTCCCCAATTCTTTAAATTCATTCAGTTTGTCTCCTGTGTTAAGTCTCTGGTGTAGATTAaaggctgtgtgttggttaaaAGCGGGCATTTTAACATAGGTGAGTATCCCCTGCTTGAAACATTCCTCTTGATTATCTTGTAGTGTCTGAAACTGAACATTGCCTTCCCAATCACCtctaaaacacaaacattcaaggctgtgttttttacaaattttcCTTATTTCCAGTTGGGCTATTTCTCTTTCATAAATGCCATTTTTTGGTAATAACTTCTTGATCGGACACTTGGATCGCATGTCTGAAAAATAAGAAGGTAAAAACATACTGttttacatacaaaaaaaataaattttttttttaattttttttttttttttaagacagggtttcaccatattggtcaggctggtcttgaacttccgacctcaggtgatccgcccgccttggcctccaaagtgcttggattacaggcgtgagctaccacacccagccaaaataaaacttctaaaagagaTACAGAAAATCTTGAAATAGATCATACCAGAAGTGAGTGGcttaaaaaattctcaaatatgagaaatatgaaaaaaaggcaagaagtaaatagaaatttaaaagaaatgatacaAATTGAGTCAAGTGAtgataagtatattttattttgatcatATTCATCTGAGGAgcttaataaaaaatgattatcCAGGTACCACCTTAGCAACAGAATAACAACTCAGAAAATATCTACAAGTTTGTAAGTACTATGATGAATGTCTTATATAATCCAGAGCTTAAAAATAGGAATGCTGGGAAATAGAAGAGCAACAGTCTAATACGCGGGAAGCAATCTCATCCAGAGTTACCAAAGTACTAGGATCTCAATAACAGGGTATGATGCATTTAGGTTAAAGGAGATAATGATGGGTGATAGTTCAGACAGAAAAATAGTTT
This genomic interval from Saimiri boliviensis isolate mSaiBol1 chromosome 14, mSaiBol1.pri, whole genome shotgun sequence contains the following:
- the ZNF790 gene encoding zinc finger protein 790 isoform X1, which gives rise to MAHLMFRDVVIDFSQEEWEGLDLKQRDLYRDVMLENYSNMVSLGLCIYQPDVFSSLEKGKEPWKILRNETRGRCPDMRSKCPIKKLLPKNGIYEREIAQLEIRKICKKHSLECLCFRGDWEGNVQFQTLQDNQEECFKQGILTYVKMPAFNQHTAFNLHQRLNTGDKLNEFKELGKAFISCSDRTQHQLIHTSEKFCEDKECGNTFLPDSEVTQYQTVDTVKKAYECKECGKSFSLRSSLTGHKRIHTGEKPFKCKECGKAFRFHSQLSVHKRIHTGEKSYECKECGKAFSCGSDLTRHQRIHTGEKPYECSECRKAFSQRSHLIKHQRIHTGEKPYECKECGKAFTRGSHLTQHQRIHTGEKFHECKECGKAFIRGSNLAQHQNVHVGRKPYKCEKCGKAYIWSSHLARHQRIHTGRKPYECKQCGKTFTWASYLAQHEKIHNERISYECKECGKTFPHGSEFNRHQKIHTGERNYECKECGKTFFRGSELNRHQKIHTGKRPYECEECGKAFLWGSQLTRHQRMHTGEEPYVCKECGKSFIWGSQLTRHRRIHTDGQPYGCKKSSHIFSHHSYLAEQKIDNGANLCEWTDYGNTFCHDSNFAQHQNIYTFEKSYEFKDFEKAFSSSSHFISLL
- the ZNF790 gene encoding zinc finger protein 790 isoform X2 — protein: MLSHGPCLCIYQPDVFSSLEKGKEPWKILRNETRGRCPDMRSKCPIKKLLPKNGIYEREIAQLEIRKICKKHSLECLCFRGDWEGNVQFQTLQDNQEECFKQGILTYVKMPAFNQHTAFNLHQRLNTGDKLNEFKELGKAFISCSDRTQHQLIHTSEKFCEDKECGNTFLPDSEVTQYQTVDTVKKAYECKECGKSFSLRSSLTGHKRIHTGEKPFKCKECGKAFRFHSQLSVHKRIHTGEKSYECKECGKAFSCGSDLTRHQRIHTGEKPYECSECRKAFSQRSHLIKHQRIHTGEKPYECKECGKAFTRGSHLTQHQRIHTGEKFHECKECGKAFIRGSNLAQHQNVHVGRKPYKCEKCGKAYIWSSHLARHQRIHTGRKPYECKQCGKTFTWASYLAQHEKIHNERISYECKECGKTFPHGSEFNRHQKIHTGERNYECKECGKTFFRGSELNRHQKIHTGKRPYECEECGKAFLWGSQLTRHQRMHTGEEPYVCKECGKSFIWGSQLTRHRRIHTDGQPYGCKKSSHIFSHHSYLAEQKIDNGANLCEWTDYGNTFCHDSNFAQHQNIYTFEKSYEFKDFEKAFSSSSHFISLL